The Aeoliella mucimassa genome includes the window TCGTTAAACGCCATCAAAGAACTAAATGGCGGAACACTAAAGATGGGACCAGCCACACACAAGCCGGCAACGCCAAGCGCCACGGTCAATTCTTTCCATTTATGTATCCCTGGAACCTTTTTGTTCTTCAGGTAACGCATCAGCACCGACCAATTCAGTACCAAGTGCGTCGCTGCCATGATGATGAACAGAATGCTGTTGTTCACGTGCAACGAAGACCACTCGTGCTTGTCGAGCCCCAATAGTGTCCACCCGGTCCAGTTTGCGACCCGCCCACGGGGGGTTAGAAACAGAACGATTCCCGATACGCAAAGCACTAGAAACGACACCGAGAGCAGCATCGATGTGAACGCCCGCAACCCGAAGACTTTGCTGGTGGTAGTAACTGGTTTTCCGCTTCCAGCGGCGGCCCGAAGCTGTTCGATGGGACTTAGAGTCGATGTATTCTGCGACATGAGAGGAGCCTTTTGAGTAAACGAACTTTCACGCGTGTCGAACGCGACACATGGAAGTCCACAAGGCAAAAGGCGCGCCAGAGCGAGATAAAAGCTCCCGTTAACGTTTTTCCAGCGTTCCCTGAAGAGTTGATCCCCTGAGATTGCGTAGGGGTACCTGCTCGAGTGTGCAATAGTTGCACAGCTTGCCGCCAGTAGTCGCGAGAGCTGGGACTGATTCGCGGATTATCGGTAAAGTAAACATCCTTCGATCGCCAAACCTGGCCCGAATCCCAGCGCGACCGTCGGACCGGTGATCTGCTGCTCGAGTTCATGCAGCACAAACAATACCGTTGGCGACGACATATTGCCAAATCGCCGAAGCACATCAAACGAAGCAGCCAGCGCCGAGTCGGGCAGCGACAAGGCCTCGCTGCACGCCTGCAAAATTCTCGGGCCACCTGGGTGTACCGCCCAGCCGGCGATCTGATCGAGGCTCAAATCGCCTTGCGATAACCACGCTTCGAGCCTAGGGCGGAGTTCCTGCTTGATGAGTTGCGGCACCGCTGGCGACAGGGTCATCTCGAATCCGTGGTCGCCGATTCGCCAAGTCATCGCGTCGCGACTCTCGGGAACGATCTCGGCCAGGCTCTCACCGATGCTCCACAGCGACTTAGATTGCTCGGCGTTACTCACCACCACTGCGGCTGCTCCATCGGCGAAGAGCGAATTGGATACCATCCGCTCGTTCGTCCACTCGTATTGATAGTGCAGACTGCACAACTCAACTGCTACTAGCAACACTTGCACGTTCGGATCGGCATTCGCGTAAGCCTTGGCCACCCGCAAACCGTTCATCGCTCCATGGCATCCCATGAATCCCACGTGCGTACGGGCGACTTGCTGCTTAAGCCCCAATTCTGTGATCAGCGACACATCGACTCCAGGGGCGTCGAATCCGCTGCACGACACGGTGACCACATGCGTGATCGCAGCAGGTTCCACTCCACTAGCGAGCAGTGCTTTTCCGGCCGCCTCGATGGCGAGCTTCTCGGCTTCGGAGCGGTACGTCTGCATTCGCTCGGCGGTAGTCGGTCCGAAAGGCTGCGTTTCGGTCGATGGTTCGTAGTACGATTGCGCGGCGGTTTCGCCGTTGGTGGAGGAGTTGAGCAAGACGCTATGGCGCGACTCCACGCCTGACCGCAAGTAGAGTCGCGTGGCCAACTGCCGCTGTTTGTCGCTCGCTACGCAACTGGCGAGAGCGTAGTGGGCTGCTTCGGCTTGATTGATAAAGTGCTTGGGAACCGCCAGGCCCAAGCCTTGGATACATGTACTCATCAGCAGCTTTTTCCTTGTGGCGTCCGCATCGAACCAACCCATCTCGCAACTTTGTTGCCGACGAATGGTTGGTACGACAGGCACCCAATACTCCACTGTAGCAATCGCGGATGCCGCACCAGCCAGGCGATGGCCTTACACGCTTGCTGGCGCGAACGGATAGTACGATGGTAAGTTTCTTGCCAGGCAGCGGCCAGATGCTCATTCCAGTTGGCTACTGCCTGGTTGGCCAGCGGAGCTACAGACATGGCACCTTCGATGGCTGCCGCCATGCCTTCGCCGGTAAACGGTTCGACGTAACCAGCCGCATCCCCTAACAAAAACAACCGATGGCTGGCCACCTGCCCAGCTTGTTGGGTGATGGGAGGAGTGCCTCGCAGCGGAAGCGAGTCATCGATCGTTGGATAGTCGAGTCCAGCCGAACGCAACATCTGTCTCAGTAAACTGGCGGGCGAGTCGGCGGCAGCCAAGGCTTTGGGATCCACCGCCGAGGCGATGCTCACTCGACCACGTTCGGCGTGAGCCAATCCCACGTAGCCTTGCTCGGCAACGGCCATGTAGATGGTATTGGTGGCAAATGCTTGACTTGCCTCGCTGTCTTCGACAATTGCTCCTAAACCGATTCTCGAACCAGCGGCCACCGTCGATGCAACTTCCGGCAGGTTCACCAGCGAGGGATGGCCTAGTCCGTCGCAGGCTAGGACTACCCGCGCGCTCACTTGAGTCGTCTCGCCAGTATGAGAGCTTAGTCGCAATACACGGAGGTCGTTGTCCAAATCGGAGAGTACACGACAAGAGGTCTCGGGCATGAACGTTACGCCCGCTGCGATGGATGCCTCGACGAGCGCGGCATCCAACGTCTCCCTCGATACACTCAAGCCCGCTGGTAACGATAGTTCGGCCGAACGATTGCGGTGAACGATCTTCAAACAGTCGACGACCGTTGGTTGGCACTCTTTGAGGGTTTCCCCCAGGGAGATTGACTCCAGGGCGGCGATGCCGCGTGCGTTCAAACACCCGCCGCAAACTTTGCCACGGGGAAAGGCCTTGGCTTCTACCAACAGCGTGCGGACACCACTCTTGGCAAGCAGATAGCTACTGATCGCACCCGCCGGACCGGCTCCAATCACCACCGCATCCCATAACTCGCGACTCGTTTGCTGGTTTGATGCGTCGAGAACGGTCATTTCTCTTTCGTCCAGCTTAAGAGGTAACGTTCGGGCCAGTGCTTCTGAAAACGTGCGCCGTGCAGTCCTGCTTCGTTGGCAATCGCCTGGGCTTCGGCCAACGTGTAGGCTCCCAGCACGGATACCGGTCCATCGAAGTGCACGACCGGAGAGCGAGAGAGAAGGCGACAGCCAACCTGGGCCAGTACGTAGCCTGTACGTGTGCGTAGTAGATCGTC containing:
- a CDS encoding type III polyketide synthase, which produces MSTCIQGLGLAVPKHFINQAEAAHYALASCVASDKQRQLATRLYLRSGVESRHSVLLNSSTNGETAAQSYYEPSTETQPFGPTTAERMQTYRSEAEKLAIEAAGKALLASGVEPAAITHVVTVSCSGFDAPGVDVSLITELGLKQQVARTHVGFMGCHGAMNGLRVAKAYANADPNVQVLLVAVELCSLHYQYEWTNERMVSNSLFADGAAAVVVSNAEQSKSLWSIGESLAEIVPESRDAMTWRIGDHGFEMTLSPAVPQLIKQELRPRLEAWLSQGDLSLDQIAGWAVHPGGPRILQACSEALSLPDSALAASFDVLRRFGNMSSPTVLFVLHELEQQITGPTVALGFGPGLAIEGCLLYR
- a CDS encoding NAD(P)/FAD-dependent oxidoreductase; translation: MTVLDASNQQTSRELWDAVVIGAGPAGAISSYLLAKSGVRTLLVEAKAFPRGKVCGGCLNARGIAALESISLGETLKECQPTVVDCLKIVHRNRSAELSLPAGLSVSRETLDAALVEASIAAGVTFMPETSCRVLSDLDNDLRVLRLSSHTGETTQVSARVVLACDGLGHPSLVNLPEVASTVAAGSRIGLGAIVEDSEASQAFATNTIYMAVAEQGYVGLAHAERGRVSIASAVDPKALAAADSPASLLRQMLRSAGLDYPTIDDSLPLRGTPPITQQAGQVASHRLFLLGDAAGYVEPFTGEGMAAAIEGAMSVAPLANQAVANWNEHLAAAWQETYHRTIRSRQQACKAIAWLVRHPRLLQWSIGCLSYQPFVGNKVARWVGSMRTPQGKSC